A stretch of the Malus domestica chromosome 08, GDT2T_hap1 genome encodes the following:
- the LOC139198008 gene encoding uncharacterized protein: MTHREKHVSSPAQVPLVVSARRDGEQHNNRDTNEQDMLKSNIDQQHLGATNNSKKRKIQQARSVDQVQAINDVPEPIIDFTEQDAEGVDFPHDDTLVISVQLTHAIVDIVMVDNVSLVNLLELSVIEKMGLESAIQRKAEVLTGFNRPTSTTIGTITLDVTYPSIVSSQTFMIVNDPSPHNGILGHP, from the exons ATGACGCACAGAGAAAAGCACGTGAGCAGTCCAGCTCAAGTTCCACTGGTAGTCTCCGCCAGGCGTGACGGCGAGCAGCACAACAACCGTGACACAAACGAGCAGGACATGTTAAAGAGTAACATAGACCAGCAG CATTTAGGGGCCACCAATAActccaagaagaggaagatccagcaAGCAAGATCGGTCGATCAGGTTCAAGCTATAAATGATGTACCTGAACCAATCATCGACTTCACCGAGCAAGATGCTGAGGGAGTAGACTTTCCCCATGACGACACCCTGGTGATTTCTGTACAACTAACCCACGCCATCGTTGACATAGTCATGGTGGACAACGTTAGCTTAGTCAACCTCTTAGAACTGTCAGTCATCGAGAAGATGGGCTTGGAAAGTGCGATCCAACGCAAAGCAGAGGTCTTGACTGGATTCAACAGACCCACCTCAACTACTATTGGCACTATCACACTTGATGTAACCTACCCATCGATTGTCTCATCGCAGACCTTCATGATCGTTAACGACCCATCTCCTCATAATGGGATATTGGGCCATCCTTAG